The sequence ATATCTTGGATATAACCAGAGTGACCGCCCGCAAGCCAGCAACTGTGATAAAGCTTAACACCAGAGGTAAAGGCCGCAAATGCGGTTTTGGCTCTGGCATCGTGAGCATCTTGGCCTAGGTTTAAAAACCGTGGTGCTGCGACGACGGCCAAGATCCCAAGGATGATAATGACCACAACCAGCTCAATTAACGTAAAGCCCTTCGAGGACTGCAAACGACTCATATTGCTCACCTATCTGTTAGAGGACAATATTCTAACGGAACTTTGATTTGCAATCAGTAAGCCATTGATAATATTTAGTTGTTTAACATTGTTGTTACATGAGACTGCTGTAAGATGGCAAGCCAGAACTTTACCCTTCAATGCCATCTGCCGAATGTAAACGGCTTATAAAGCCGTGTTGTCTATAACACGATAGCGGGTTTGTACGTAGCCATTGTCATATTGCTGGGTGTGGATTGGCATTAATTGTATGGCTTGGGGTACGTCACTAAAGAGCGGAATACCTTTACCCAGTAAAGTGGGGATGCGAGTGAGCGTGAGTTCCTGAATTAGTCCTGCCGCTAAAAAGCCTTGAATTGTTTGGCCGCCATCGATATAGAGATGTTTGAAGCCACGCTCTCTGAGTTGTTTGCTAATATTTGCCGCATTGCCATTAAGCACTTGTACGTGCTCACTTAACGCCGACGGTACTGTT is a genomic window of Shewanella putrefaciens containing:
- a CDS encoding dihydrofolate reductase family protein gives rise to the protein MKASVFIAATLDGYIATPDGDIDFLNQHPSTNPDEDFGYHAFIDTIDAIVMGRKSFEKVLSFDCDWPYMNIPVFVLSRSGITVPSALSEHVQVLNGNAANISKQLRERGFKHLYIDGGQTIQGFLAAGLIQELTLTRIPTLLGKGIPLFSDVPQAIQLMPIHTQQYDNGYVQTRYRVIDNTAL